GTGTTCGACCAGGTCAGGACGTTGGTCCCGGGCTTCGGGGCCCAACGGCCCGTCGCGGCGGGCGTCCGGGGCCACGACGTGAGACGAGCGGTGGGCGAGGGCGGACGCGGGCGCCCCGGGGCCTGACGGTGTGCGACGGTGGAGGATCGACGTCGGCACGATCAGCGAGGAATCCATGAGCGGTGAACCCCAGGTCGGGGCAGAGCTGAGGGCCCTGCGGGAGCACTTCACGCGGCTGATGATGACGTACCGGTTCGGCATGGACGAGGTGATGACGAAGATCACCATCCTGCGCGACGAGTTCGCCTACGCCCACGAGTACAACCCGATCGAGCACGTGTCCTCGCGCCTCAAGTCGCCCGAGTCGTTGCTCGCCAAGGCGCGTCGCAAGGGCGTGGACCTGACGATCGAGGCGCTGCGTGCGGAGATCTTCGACATCGCGGGCGTGCGCGTCACGTGCAGCTTCGTGTCCGACATCTACACGGTGCGCGACATGATCGCGGCCCAGCGCGACGTCGTCGTCCTCGAGGAGCGCGACTACATCGCGCACCCCAAGGGCAACGGGTACAAGAGCCTGCACCTGATCGTCGAGGTGCCCGTGTTCCTGTCCGACCGGGTGCAGCCCGTGGTCGTCGAGATCCAGATCCGGACCATCGCCATGGACTTCTGGGCCAGCCTCGAGCACAAGATCTACTACAAGTACGACAAGGCCGTGCCGCAGCGCCTCCTCGACGAGCTCAAGGAGGCCTCGCTCGCTGCCTCGGAGCTCGACGCCAAGATGGAGCGCCTGCACGAGGAGGTGCTCCAGCACTCGCGCGACACCGCGGACCTCCGCCCCGGGGCGGAGAAGATGGCAGGTCCGTTCACGCCGTCGTGGGAGCTGCTCGACTCGTACCTGCGGGGCAGGCCGGGCGCGGGCGAACCCGAGCCGGCAGGCTAGATCAGCGTCTCGACGGCGATCCGCACGGTGTCCCCGACGTCGACCCCTTCACGGCGACGTACCGCGGCCTTGACGGGCAGGACGAACGTCCTGCGCTCGGCGTCGGGGAAGACCGACGTGGACCAGCGGGACGCGCCGAGGGTGACCTCGACCTTGACCGAGCCGAACCCGGCCGGGGGGAGCGGGGAGTCCGCGATCTCGTCGCTGACCTCGGTGGGCAGCGCGGCGAAGACCCACGTGTCGCTGCGCGCCGTCCAGCGCCACAGCTCCGCCTCGAACTCGTACCTGGTGCCGGCCATGCACCCATGATGCCGGGCGCCGCCCACAGGCGTCGGTCCGCTCCGCCCCGGGGGCGCGTCACGCAGAGGGCGCGTCACGCAGAGGGCGCGTCACGCAGAGGGCGTGCCACGCCAGGGGCGCGTCACGCCGCCCCCGGCGCCGCGGGCTGGACAGCCTCGCGGTCGGCCGGGCGGGCACGCCATGATGCTGCCCGTGACCGAACCCGTGCCCTGGGTCGTGGCGGTGGCCTCCAGCCCGACCCACGACTTCAGCAAGGACCGAGCGCCCAGCGTGCAGATCGTCGAAGGGCTGGGCGTCGTCGGCGACGCGCACGCCGGCGAGACCGTGAAGCACCGCAGCCGGGTGCGGGCCGACCCGTCGCAGCCCAACCTGCGCCAGGTCCACCTCATGCACTCCGAGCTGTTCGACGAGCTCGCCGAGGCGGGCTTCGACGTCGGGCCGGCCGACCTGGGCGAGAACGTGACGACGCGCGGCGTCGACCTGCTGGGGCTGCCGCGCGGCACCCGCCTGCACCTCGGTGCCGACGTCGTCCTCGAGGTGACCGGTCTGCGCAACCCGTGCCAGCAGATCAACGACTTCCGGCCGGGCCTGCTCAAGCGGCTCGTCCTGCCCGACGGCGCGGGCGACGTGATCCGCAAGGCCGGGATCATGACCGTGGTCGCCCGCGGGGGGACGGTCGCGGTCGGGGACGACATCGAGGTCGAGCTCCCCGCGGGCCCGCACCACCGGCTCCAGATGGTCTGACGACTCGCCGGGCCCCGCGCCCGGGCGCACCATGGAACGATGAGGGCCATCTGGAAGGGTGCCATCACGTTCGGTCTGGTCAACGTGCCGATCAAGGTGTACTCGGCGACCGAGGACCACGACGTGCCGCTGCACCAGGTGCACGACAAGGACGGCGGGCGGATCCGCTACCAGCGACGGTGCGAGGTCTGCGGCGAGGTCGTGGCGTACGAGCACATCGACAAGGCGTACGACGACGGCGAGCGCACCGTGGTGCTCACCGCCGAGGACCTGGGGTCGCTGCCCGCCGAGCGCAGCCGCGAGGTCGAGGTCGTCGAGTTCGTGCCGACCGACCAGATCGACCCCATGCTCCTGGACCGCAGCTACTACCTCGAGCCGGACTCGTCGTCGAACAAGGCGTACGTCCTGCTGCGCCGCACGCTCGAGGAGACCGACCGCACCGCGATCGTGAAGTTCGCGCTGCGTCAGCGCACGCGGCTCGCGGCGCTGCGCGTGCGCGACGACGTCCTGGTCCTGCAGACGCTGCTGTGGGCCGACGAGGTGCGCGAGGCCGCGTTCCCGACGCTCGACGAGCCTGCGAAGGTCAGCACCAAGGAGCTCGCGATGTCGTCCCAGCTCGTCGAGTCCTTCGCCGCCGACTTCACGCCCGAGGACTACCAGGACGACTACCAGGCCCAGCTCCGCCAGCTCATCGAGGCCAAGATCGAGAAGGGCGAGGCCCTGGACACCGCGGAGACGTTCGGCGAGCAGGAGGAGAAGACCGACGAGGGCGCCGAGGTCATCGACCTCATGGAGGCGCTGCGCCGCAGCGTCGAGAGCTCGCGCGGCAAGAAGTCGGGTGACGCGAAGGGCGAGAAGCCCGCGAAGGAGGCGGCGTCGTCGGGCACCACGAAGAAGAAGGGCGAGCGCCCGACGGCGTCGCGCGCCTCGGGCGGCAAGGCCGCCTCGACCCAGGCAGCGGCCTCGACCAAGGAACCCGCGAAGAAGACGACGCGCAAGAAGGCCTCGGCATGAGCGTTCGCGGCGTGCCAGGCTGACGCCATGACCCACGACCAGCCCGAGAACCCCGACCTCGCCCGCATCGGACGCCTGATCGCGGAGGCCGAGCAGCACGAACGCGACCTCGTGCTCACGCGCTTCACGCACGACGACGCGTGGCGGCTCGGCTGCCTGCTCGTCGAGCTCGCGGCCGAACGCTCGCTGCCGATCACGATCGACGTGCGCCGCGGACCGCAGCAGGTCTTCCACGCCGCGACCGAGGGCACCACGCCCGACAACGACACGTGGGTCCAGCGCAAGGTGCGCGTGGTCGAGCGGTTCGGGGCGTCGTCCTACCTCATGGGCCTGCGTGCCAAGGCCAAGGGGACGACGTTCACGGCGCAGCACGAGCTCGCGCTCCAGGAGTACGCGGCCCACGGCGGGGCGTTCCCGCTGCGGGTCGAGGGCGTCGGGGTCATCGGCGTCGTGACGGTGTCCGGCCTGGCGCAGCGCGACGACCACCTGCTGGTCGTCGAGGCGCTGGAGACGTTCCTGGAGACCGTCGCCTGACGGTGCACCCGCCCCGACCGGGCGTCGCCGGCCGAGGTGCGCGGACCGATGAGTTCGGCCGCTCCAACAGGTCGGACCAGGAGAGCGTGACGCACCGCGCGCCGCGCGGGAGGAGGAGAACGATGCGACCGATCGTCCCGAGCCTGTGGTTCAACGGAGGACTCGAGGAGGCCGTGGCCTTCTACACGTCGGTGTTCCCCGACAGCACCGTCGGCGACTCGCTGAAGATGCCCGACGGCACCCTCGTCACCATCGACTTCACGTTGCAGGGGCAACCCTTCAACCTCATCAACGGCGGCCCCGACCACCAGTTCCCGTTCAGCGAGGCCGTCTCGTTCATCGTGCGCTGCGAGGACGAGGCCGAGGTCGACCACTACTGGGACGCCCTGCTCTCGGGCGGCGGCACCGAGTCGCAGTGCGGCTGGCTCAAGGACCGGTACGGACTCTCGTGGCAGGTCGTGCCCGTCGAGTTCGAGGAGCTCGCGCAGTCCGACGACCAGGAGGCCGTGGCGCGGATGATGGGCGCCATGATGCAGATGATCAAGCTCGAGATGCCCGCGCTGCGGGCCGCGTTCGAGGGGAAGCAGCCCGCGGACGCCTGACGCCGCGGGGGGGGGGGGGGGGGGGCGAAGAGGCTCGGCCCCCGTCCCCACCGGCATGGGGACGAGGGCCGAGGTCTGTGGTGCGTCAGCCGCGGATCAGCACGACGTCGCGTCGTAGGGCGCGGCGAGGATCGCCGTCGCGCCACCGGCGGTCACGTCGAACGAGACCTGCCCGGCGGCCACGGAGGCGGAGCGGGTCGCGAAGCGCTGCGACGCGCTGCGCCCGGGGGCGAGCCCCGAGAACGCCTTGGTGCCCGCGGTCGAGCGGATCGTGACGTCCACCGCCTCGTCCCCGGCGTTGACCGCGCGGCCCGTGACGTGGACCTTCCCGGCGACGCACTGGGTGCTCGCGGTCACCTCGACGGGGACGACGGGCTGCGCGGGCACGTCGTAGGGCGCCACGTCGACCCGCCCGGTCACGGCGAGCGCGCCGTTGGACGCGGCCACCGTGAGGGTCCGGCCCGCGAGCGAGCCCGCCGCGACGTCGGCCGCCGTGAGGGCGCGCCGCACGGTGCCGCACGACGCCTCGGCGCCCGCCGCGAGCTCGGGCAGCGTGCACAGGCCCGTGGCCCCGACGCCCGTGAGTCGCACGTTGCCGGTGTTGCGCACCGTGACGGTGTTGACCACGACGTCGCCCGCGTTCACCGAGCCGTTCGCGTCGGTGTCCTCGACCGTGGGCTCGCCGGTCGTGACGGCGAGCGAGGGGCGGCGGTCGACCAGGTCGACGGGCTCGCCCCGGAGGGCGACCGACGACGCCTGGTCCGCGTTCATGAACCAGCGGGTCTCGGGGACGAAGAAGCCGTCCGCGAGGTCGCCCGCCGTCACGACGCGGTACGCGAGCGCGCACAGGTAGGTGCCGCCCGCGGGCAGGCTGCTCCAGTTGCAGCCCGGGGACAGGTTCGTCAGGTTGCCCGTCGCGGTCGAGCGGTAGGCCGTGGTGCCGGTGTTGTAGACGCGGAACGAGTAGGGCACGCGCTCGCCCACGGCGTACGGCTGGGCCGCGACGTCACGGTCGGTCGTGTACTTCCCGAACACCGCGAGGGAGGTCACGGGGCCAGCGGGGCCGCCGGTCACGGTCACGTAGCCGTACGCGCGCGCCTGCGTGCCGTCGGCTGCGGTCAGGACGCTCTGGACGCGGACGGGGTTGGCGGCCGTGGTCGCCGCGGCGGTCGGGGACGCCGTGAGCGCGACCTGGACCGTGGCGGTCTGGCCGACCGCGAGCGCCGGCACGTCGACCGTCGTCGCGCTCCAGCCCACGGGGGCGTCGATCGACAGGCGTGACGCGGCGAGCGGCGCCTGGTTCTGGTTGGTGACCGTGACAGGGACCTGCACGGTGCCGCCGGTCGCGACGGTCGTGTCGGGCACGACCGTCGAGGCGCACGTCGCGTTGAGCCACTCCTGGTCGAAGCTCGCGAACGAGATCGCGTTCATGCCCTGCGTCTCGTAGAGGAGCCCGAAGCGCCCGTCGCCGATCGGCGAGAGCGTCGAGTACGCGCCCGAGCCGGGGTTGACGACCCGGAAGCCGGGCCACGTCGCGCCGTCGTCGCACGAGAGGCGCACGGTCACGTTCTCGCGGCCCGTGGTGCTGTTGGAGTTGCTGAACAGCAGCATCTTGGCCTCGGCCGAGCCCTCGGGGGCGTCGGGGTACAGGCGCGAGATCGAGCCGTTGTTGGTCGGGTCGGGGAGCTGACGGTCGAGCGTCACCGGCCCGTAGGTGTGCCCGCCGTCGGTCGAGTACGCGATCTTGCGGTACTTGCTGCCCGCCGAGTCGCGCGAGTTCATCAGGACGCGACCGTCGGAGAGCTCGACCGACTTGTTCTCGTCCATGCCCGTGCCGAAGGCCTCGCCGTGCTGCCAGGTGGCGCCGTGGTCGTCGGAGTAGACGCTGTAGGCCTTGTAGGTCCCGCCCGTGCGGGCCGTGAACTGCTGGACGAGGCGTCCGGCGTGCTCGCCGTAGCGCAGCTGGATGCCCTCGCCCGAGGCCGCGAAGATGCCGGCCCACGACGGGTCCTTGGCACCCTCGGTGATGACGCGGCCCTCCCAGGTCTCGCCCCCGTCCTCGGAGACGCTGACCGCTGCGTGCAGGATCTGCCGGTTGGTCGGGTCGACACCCGTGGCCGACCCGCCGAAGCCCTGGTCGAAGGACTTCACGTGGAAGTTGAAGATCGTGCCCGTCTCGCGGTCCACGACGTAGGACGGGTCGGAGAACCCGTACTTGTCGGGGGAAGAGGTGGTTCCGTGCCCCGCGGCCACGACGGTCGTGGGCTCCCACGTCGCGCCGCCGTCACGGCTCACGCGCTGCAGGATCGAGTTGGGCTGCGGGGCGTCCGCGGCGTTGAACGGCCGCCCGTCGTAGGACGCGAGGATCGTCCCGTCGTTCGTCGTGGTCAGCGCGGGGATGCGGTAGTTCGCGTAGCCGCCCGTGCCGCCGACCGCGAGGGTCTGCTCGGAGAACGTCCCGGGCCCGTCGGTCGCGGCGGGCGGGAACGGGTCGAACGCCTGGGCGCTCGCGGCCGGGGCCACGAGGAGCAGGGACAGCCCGGCGGCGAGCGCCGCGCGCGACCGGCGGCGCGTGCACGCGGGCGGCGCCGGCAGCGCTGCGCTGGGCGGGGTGGATGGGTGCAGTGGCATCAGATACTCCTGGCTTCGTCGGGTCAGAGTTCTTGGTGCACGGTGCGGTCCTGCGGGTGCCGTGCCCGCCGCGGGGTGCGGGGCGGGCGCGGCGCGGACCTCCGCCTCGGCACCGAGTCGGGTGCGGGGGTCCGGTCTGTGGTGCTCCTGGTGCGAGGTGCCCGACGGCGGAGCGGACGTCGGGGGTGCAGGTGCGGGACCGTCGTGGTCCGGCGGTGCGGGGACCGGGTCGTCCGCGGCGGTGCGGGCGGGTCCGGGGTGTGGCCGGGTCGGGCGGGAGTGGGCTGGGTCGGTCGGGGGCGGCAGGTTCAGCCAGGGGCGGGCCGTTCCGGCCAGGGGCTGAGAGGAGGGGCGGTGGGCGTCAGGCGGTGAGTGCGTCGACGAACCAGCCGGTGATGCTCGTGGGATGGGTGATCGCGGTCCCGACGACCACGGCCCACGCACCGGCGTCGAGCGCGGCGCGCGCCTGGGCGGGGGAGTGGACGCGGCCCTCGGCGATCACGGGCACGTCGAGGCGGTCGACGAGCTGGGCGAGCAGCTCGAGGTCCGGCCCGTCGGTGCGGGGCCGTTCGCCCGTGTACCCGGACAGCGTGGTCCCGACGACGTCGACCCCGGCGTCGCGGGCCGCGAGCGCGTCGTCGAGGCTCCCGCAGTCCGCCATGACCAGCGCGGACGTCTGCTCGCGCAGGCCCGCGACGGTCTGCGCGAGGCTCAGGCCGTCGGGGCGCGGACGCCGGGTCCCGTCGATCGCGACGATCGTCGCCCCGGCGTGGGCGACCGCGACCGCGTGGCGCAGGGTCGGGGTGATGAAGACGCCGTCGGTCCCGTCCTTCCAGAGCCCCGTGACGGGCACCGTGATCCCGAGCTCGGCGAACGCGTGCGTGACGTGCTCGACGTCCGCGACGCCCTGGACCCGGATGCCCGCCGCACCGCCGCGGACCGCGGCGAGCGCGACCTGGGTCATGGTCCGGGGGTCCCGCATGGCCTCGCCGGGGTAGGCCTGGCACGAGACGACGAGGCCACCGCGCAGCGCGACGAGCGGGTCGGGGGTCGCCGGTCCCGCGGGGGGTGCGGGGGCGGTCGACGGTCGGTCGGTCACGAGTTCCTCCGGGAGGCGAGGGGGACGGTTGTCACGGGGTGGTGAGAGAGGGGAGCGGTGCAGCGGCCGCAGGGCCGTGGTGGACGGGCACGCCCGGCGCGACGGCCGTCCCGCGCGCCTCGTGCGCGACGAACGCGAGCCGCGCCGCACCCAGGACGGCGGCGTCGCCCCCGAGGGTCGCGGTCACGACGGGCAGGCCGTCGAGCGCGGGCATGAGCTCGGACGCGACCGCGGCGGACAGGGTGTCCCACCACAGGCTCCCGGCTCCTGCGAGGCCGCCGCTGATCACGACGACCTCGGGGTCGAGCATGTTCGCGACACCGCCCACGGTCCGGCCCAGTGCCGTGGCCGCGAGGACCACGGCCTGGTGCGCGACCGGGTCGACGTCGGTGAGCTGGCACACGACCCGGGCCGTGGCGACCGTGGGGTCGCCGCCGAGGCGCAGGTACAGGGCGTGCAGCGCGGGCCCCGACGCGATGGCCTCGAGGTGCCCCGTGCGCGAGCACGTGCACAGCAGACCCGCCGCCTCGGCCGCGGGCAGGTGCCCCAGGTGCCCGGCCACGTGGCGGGCGCCGTGCTGGGGCGTGCCGTCGAGCAGGAGCGTGGCCCCGACCCCGGTGCCCGCCGCCACCACGAGCGCGGTCCGCGTCCCCGCGCACGCCCCCAGCCAGTGCTCGCCCAGCGCGTGGGCGTGCACGTCGTTGTCGGTGTGCACGGGCAGGCCCGCCGCGGCCCCGCCTGCGGCCAGGAGCCGCGAGGCGACCCCACCCGCGAGGTCGGCCCCGGCCCAGCCCGTCAGGGCGTCGGTCGCCGCCACGACCCGGCCGCGGCCGGAGTCGATGACCCCGGCCGAACCGATGCCCACCCCGACCAGGACCTCGGGCGAGCCGGAGACCTCGGGTGCGTCGGCGCCGTCGGGCAGGAGGAGCGCGACCAGGCGCGCGACCGCGTCGAGGATCGCGGCCGCCCCCTCCCGGGCCGGGGTGGGGACCCCGGCCCGGGCGAGGACCGTGCCGTCGTCGCGGACGAGACCCGCGGCGATCTTGGTACCGCCCAGGTCGACCCCGACGGCGGTGCGGTGGCTGGTCGGGACGCTCACAGCAGCCCGGCCTCCGCGAGGATCACCTTGATCTGGTCCACGACCTCGCCCTCCAGGGCGGGGGCCGGGGTCGTCATGACGTTGGACCCGATCACGCCGAGGAGCTGCAGCGACGTCTTGAACGCGCCCAGGCCGCTCGCGCCGCCGCTGTAGCCGCGGGGCTGGAAGACGATCTCGAACAGGGACGCGAGACGGTCCTGCTCGTCGCGGGCCCGGGCCCAGTCGCCGGCCTGCGCCGCGTCCCACAGGCGCACGTAGCCCGCCGGGTCGACGTTGCCGAGGCCCGGCACGACGCCGTCCGCACCGAGCAGGAGCATGCCGTCGACGACGACCTCGTGCCCCGTGAACAGGCGCAGCGGGCTGCCCGCGGCACGGTTCGCCGCGACCAGGCGGCGGAAGCCGACGTCGTCGCCGCTCGAGTCCTTGACGCCCGCGATGACACCCTCGGAGCCCAGGCGGACCAGCATGCCCAGGTCGAGCTTCGAGTGCACGCAGACCGGGACGTCGTACGCGAACAGCGGCAGGTCGCTCGCCGCGGCCACGCCGCGGAAGTGACGCTCGATCTCGTCGTCGTTCGTGCGGATGTACAGCGGAGCGGTCGCGACGACCGCGTCGACGCCCGCGTCGACCGCGCGGCGGACCTGGTCCTCGACGCGGCGCGTCGTCAGGTCGATCACGCCCGCCATGACGGGCACGCGGCCCGCGGTGATCTCGACCGCGGCCTCCATGACCTGGGAGCGGCGGGCGTCGTCGAGGTACGCGACCTCGCCCGACGAGCCGAGCACGAACAGGCCGTGCACGCCCGCGTCGAGCTGGCTCGTGATGAGGCGCTCGAACGACGCGCGGTCGAGCTCGCCGTCGGCCGTGAGCGGGGTGACGACGGGAGGGATGACACCGGAGAAGGTGGTCGTGGTGGGCACAGCGGACTCCAAGGATGGTGCGGTGGTGCCGGGCGGGAACGTCCGCCCGGCACCGGGTGGATGGGGGACCGTCAGAGCAGGGTCGGCGCGGCGCCGAGCAGGGTCCGGGTGTAGTCGTTCGTCGGGCGGTCGAAGACCTCCTCGGCCGTGCCCTCCTCGACGACCTTCCCGAAGTACATGACCGCGATGCGGTCCGAGACGTACCGGACGGTCTGGATGTCGTGCGAGATGAACACGAGCCCGAGGTTCAGGCGCGCCTTGAGGTCCGTCAGGAGGTTGAGGACCTGGGCCCGCACCGAGACGTCGAGCGCCGACGTGGGCTCGTCCGCGACGATCACGTCCGGGTCGAGGGCCAGGGCACGGGCGATCGCCACGCGCTGGCGCTGACCGCCCGAGACCTGGCTCGGCAGCACGTCGAGAGCCGACTGGGGCAGGCCCACGAGGTCGAGGAGCTCGCTCACGCGACGCTCCCGGTCCCGGGGTGAGCCGATCTGGTGCACGTCGAGCGGGTCGCGCAGGATGTCGCGCACCAGCATGCGGCCGTTGAGGGCCGTCGACGGGTCCTGGAACACGATCGAGATCGCGCGCCCGAACTCCTTGCGGGTGCGGGCGTTGCGCTTGAGCACGCTGCGCCCGTTGAACACGACGTCGCCGCTCGTGGGGGCCTGGAGGCCCACCATGACCTTCGCGAGCGTCGACTTGCCGCAGCCCGACTCGCCCACGATCCCGATGGTCTCGCCGCGTCGCACGGCCATGTCGACCCCCGCGACCGCGTGGACGCGGTCCGGGCGGAAGAGCTTGCCCGTGCGGGCCTTGTGCACGACGTGCACGTCCTTGAGCTCCAGGACGGGAGTTTCGTCGCTCATCGGGCACCTTCCTGGACCAGCAGACCGCTGTCGGTCGACTCGGTGTGGCTGGCGTAGCGGTGGTCGGTCCCCGGCAGCGTGCGCAACGGGGGACGGGGCACGAACGCGTCCTGCGGCCGCGAGGACCGGGGAGCGAAGCGGTCGCCCGTCGCGAAGTCGCGCGGCGAGGGGACCGTGCCGGGGATCTGGTGCAGGCGCTCCGCGCCCGACTCGATCGACAGGACCGCCCCGAGCAGCCCCCGCGTGTACTCGTGCTGCGGGTTCATGAGCAGGCTCGGCACGGGCGCCGACTCGACGACCTGGCCCGCGTACATGACGGTCACGCGGTGCGCGAGCGACGCGACGAGCGCGAGGTCGTGGCTCACGAAGACCATCGCGAACCCGAGCTCCTCGCGGAGCTCGTTGAGCAGGTCCACGACCTGCTTCTGGACCGTGACGTCGAGGGCCGTGGTCGGCTCGTCGGCGACGACCAGTCGCGGGTCGCGCGTCAGGGCCATGGCGATGAGCACGCGCTGGCGCTGCCCGCCCGAGAGCTCGTGCGGGTAGCTCTTGAGCGTGCGCTGGGCGTCGAGGCCCACGAGCTCGAGGAGCTCGACCGCGGTGCGCGTCCCGCCCCGCGTGACGAGCTGCGCCATCTGCGAGCGGATCAGCATCGACGGGTTGAGCGAGCTCAGCGCGTCCTGGTAGACCATGGCCATCTCGTGACCGCGCAGCGCGTTGCGGCGGGCCGGGGTCGCCGTGAGCAGGTCCACGCCGTCGAGCAGGATCTCGCCTGTGACCTGCGCGGACGAGGGCAGCAGGCCCATGACCGCGAGGCTCGTGAGCGACTTGCCGCAGCCCGACTCGCCGACCAGCGCCATGGTCTCGCCGGGACGCACCGAGAAGCTGATGTCGTCCACGACGGCCACCTCGCCGTGCCGCTCGGGGAAGCGGATCGAGAGGTTCTTGACCTCGAGCAGCGGAGCGGCGTCGCCCGTGTAGACCAGGCGGTCCGTGCGGGCGGCCTCGACGACGCGCAGGCGCTCGAGCTGGACCGCGAGGGCCTCGCGCTGCGCGGCGGCCGCCGCGATCGCGATCTCCGGGTCGGGGATCACCGAGGTGTCGTCGACCAGCTCGTCGAGCACGCGCGGCTCGCGCAGGTCGGCGCCGCCCGTGTACTCGAGGGGAGCGTCGGCGTCGGGCTCGGCGAGCGGGTCCGTCGCGTGCGCGGCGTCCTCGGCAGCAGCAGCGGTCGCGGCGGACGCGCTGTGTCCCGTGGCCGGCTTGCGGGCCGCGGGGCGGACCATCGCGTCCGTGAGTCCCTCGGACAGCACGTTGAGCGAGAGGACCGTCAGGAGGATCGCCATGCCGGGGAAGAACGTCGCCCACCAGCCGCCGTTGAGCAGCAGGTTGCGGCCGTAGGCGATGACGTTGCCCCACGAGGGCTCGGGGTCCTGCACGCCCGCGCCGATGAACGACAGGCTGGCCTCGAACACGATCGCGTCGGCGACCAGGACGGTCGCGAAGACCATGATCGGGGCGAGGCAGTTGCGCGCGACGTGCTTCATCAGGATGAGCGAGGTCCGGGCGCCGATGACCTTCTCGGCCGACACGTAGTCCTCGCCGAACTGGCTCAGCACGTTGGCCCGGACGATGCGGGCGATCTGCGGGGTGTAGAGGAACGCGATGGTGAAGATCAGGACGGGCAGGGACTTGCCCCACACGGCCACGAAGACCACGGCCAGGGCGATGCCCGGGAAGGCCATGATGATGTCGAGGATCCGCATCAGGGTCTCGCTCACGGCCTTGTGGGCCGTCGCGGCGATCGAGCCGAGGATCGCGCCGGCGATCAGGGCGACACCGGTCGCACCGAGGCCGATCACGAGCGAGTAGCGGGCCCCGTAGACGATGCGGGAGAAGATGTCGCGCCCCGTGCGGTCGGTGCCGAACCAGTGCTCGCCCGAGGGCGGCTGGGCCGGCGTGCCGGACTGCAGGGGGTCGTACGCCGCGACGAGCGGGGCGAAGATCGCCAGCAGCGCGACCAGGAGCACGAAACCGAGGGCGATCTTGGAACCCAGGGGGAGCGCGGCAAGGCGCATGCCCGGGCGGGACAGTCGTTCTGTCAGCTTCCGACGCATGTCACACCGTCCGGATTCGAGGGTTGACGACGAGGTAGAGGAGGTCGACCAGGATGTTGACGACCACGAAGGTCAGGGCGACGGTCAGCGTCACTCCCTGCACCAGGGCCGTGTCGCTCGCGGTCACGCCGTTGAGGATGAGCTTGCCCATGCCCGGCAGGTCGAAGATGACCTCGATGATGACCGCGCCGCCCATGAGGTAGCCGACGCGCAGGCCGAGCACCGTGATGGGCGTGATGAGCGCGTTGCGCAGGACGTTTCGCCCGACGACCACGCCGCGGGGCAGGCCCGAGCCGATCGCGGTGCGCACGTAGTCGCGGTCGAGCTCCTCGACCATCGCGGTGCGCACCACGCGGGTCAGCGACGCGGCGACCGGGATCGCGAGCGAGAGCGCGGGCAGGAACATCGAGGCGAGGAACATCCCGAAGTCGTCCGCAGGGTTCGTGTACCCGCCCGACGGGAACCAGTCCAGGCGTAGCGAGAACTGCTGGATGAGGAGGATCGCGAGCCAGAACGACGGCGTCGCGACGCCCGCGATCGACAGGACGCGGATGGCCTGGTCGGGCCAGCGGTCGCGGTAGAGCGCGGCGGTCACGCCGAGCACGAGCGAGAGCACGACGGCGATCGCCAGGCCCATGAACGTGAGCTGGAGCGTGAGCGGGAAGGCGTTGGCGATGAGCTCGTTCACGGGCTGGGACGGCGGGACGGTCATGCCCATGTCGCCGCGCACGAGGCCGGCCAGGAAGTTGCCGTACTGCACGAGCATCGGGTCGTTCAGACCGTTCGCCGCGCGGTAGGCCTCCTTGGCCGCGTCCGTGGCGGACTCGCCGAGGGCGTTGGTCGCCTGGTCGCTGGGCGCGAACTGCATGACGACGAAGACGAGCAGGGTGATGCCCAGGATCATGACGGGCAGGGCGACCAGGCGTCGTCCGGTCAGTCGTAGGAGCGCGGTCACGCGGTACTCCTCGGGGTCGGGGTGGGTGGCGACGGCGCAGGGAGGGGCGCCGCCGCCACCCGGAACACGGGGACGTCAGGCGGTGCGGGAGACGTCCAGGAAGGACAGGCCCGTCACGGGGATGGGCTTGAACCCGGTCAGCGCCGAGTCCT
This region of Oerskovia jenensis genomic DNA includes:
- a CDS encoding sialidase family protein, yielding MPLHPSTPPSAALPAPPACTRRRSRAALAAGLSLLLVAPAASAQAFDPFPPAATDGPGTFSEQTLAVGGTGGYANYRIPALTTTNDGTILASYDGRPFNAADAPQPNSILQRVSRDGGATWEPTTVVAAGHGTTSSPDKYGFSDPSYVVDRETGTIFNFHVKSFDQGFGGSATGVDPTNRQILHAAVSVSEDGGETWEGRVITEGAKDPSWAGIFAASGEGIQLRYGEHAGRLVQQFTARTGGTYKAYSVYSDDHGATWQHGEAFGTGMDENKSVELSDGRVLMNSRDSAGSKYRKIAYSTDGGHTYGPVTLDRQLPDPTNNGSISRLYPDAPEGSAEAKMLLFSNSNSTTGRENVTVRLSCDDGATWPGFRVVNPGSGAYSTLSPIGDGRFGLLYETQGMNAISFASFDQEWLNATCASTVVPDTTVATGGTVQVPVTVTNQNQAPLAASRLSIDAPVGWSATTVDVPALAVGQTATVQVALTASPTAAATTAANPVRVQSVLTAADGTQARAYGYVTVTGGPAGPVTSLAVFGKYTTDRDVAAQPYAVGERVPYSFRVYNTGTTAYRSTATGNLTNLSPGCNWSSLPAGGTYLCALAYRVVTAGDLADGFFVPETRWFMNADQASSVALRGEPVDLVDRRPSLAVTTGEPTVEDTDANGSVNAGDVVVNTVTVRNTGNVRLTGVGATGLCTLPELAAGAEASCGTVRRALTAADVAAGSLAGRTLTVAASNGALAVTGRVDVAPYDVPAQPVVPVEVTASTQCVAGKVHVTGRAVNAGDEAVDVTIRSTAGTKAFSGLAPGRSASQRFATRSASVAAGQVSFDVTAGGATAILAAPYDATSC
- a CDS encoding N-acetylmannosamine-6-phosphate 2-epimerase, with product MTDRPSTAPAPPAGPATPDPLVALRGGLVVSCQAYPGEAMRDPRTMTQVALAAVRGGAAGIRVQGVADVEHVTHAFAELGITVPVTGLWKDGTDGVFITPTLRHAVAVAHAGATIVAIDGTRRPRPDGLSLAQTVAGLREQTSALVMADCGSLDDALAARDAGVDVVGTTLSGYTGERPRTDGPDLELLAQLVDRLDVPVIAEGRVHSPAQARAALDAGAWAVVVGTAITHPTSITGWFVDALTA
- a CDS encoding ROK family protein is translated as MSVPTSHRTAVGVDLGGTKIAAGLVRDDGTVLARAGVPTPAREGAAAILDAVARLVALLLPDGADAPEVSGSPEVLVGVGIGSAGVIDSGRGRVVAATDALTGWAGADLAGGVASRLLAAGGAAAGLPVHTDNDVHAHALGEHWLGACAGTRTALVVAAGTGVGATLLLDGTPQHGARHVAGHLGHLPAAEAAGLLCTCSRTGHLEAIASGPALHALYLRLGGDPTVATARVVCQLTDVDPVAHQAVVLAATALGRTVGGVANMLDPEVVVISGGLAGAGSLWWDTLSAAVASELMPALDGLPVVTATLGGDAAVLGAARLAFVAHEARGTAVAPGVPVHHGPAAAAPLPSLTTP
- a CDS encoding dihydrodipicolinate synthase family protein, which produces MPTTTTFSGVIPPVVTPLTADGELDRASFERLITSQLDAGVHGLFVLGSSGEVAYLDDARRSQVMEAAVEITAGRVPVMAGVIDLTTRRVEDQVRRAVDAGVDAVVATAPLYIRTNDDEIERHFRGVAAASDLPLFAYDVPVCVHSKLDLGMLVRLGSEGVIAGVKDSSGDDVGFRRLVAANRAAGSPLRLFTGHEVVVDGMLLLGADGVVPGLGNVDPAGYVRLWDAAQAGDWARARDEQDRLASLFEIVFQPRGYSGGASGLGAFKTSLQLLGVIGSNVMTTPAPALEGEVVDQIKVILAEAGLL